The following proteins come from a genomic window of Penaeus monodon isolate SGIC_2016 chromosome 22, NSTDA_Pmon_1, whole genome shotgun sequence:
- the LOC119586874 gene encoding uncharacterized protein LOC119586874 encodes MTALVLIYILLFAVPAVPQGNYQPAGTAFDKGGCGPGQLRHVNGRCVTPRVSRRVYLFEIPAPPPPSHIPPPHIPEPTVEVTDMLIKIPERGQAPPPIIVPPPRQRDVLYVLNKQSPQDQRVIEVPAPPSFNHEVYFVDYADGDNPTLPSGFDLAEALRVASQQHAALVDDGVSALHRNSQSGVSGLLAGEGTFSNIFPGKFSLDFDDTDFPVNEIPSISSLADLDSRLTAILDGNDDIRFDHDQFLTDGGSPGNNEIYDTTFDIDFDFENNEFAIHSPSEIARPPAPIPIRPPASIDYPE; translated from the exons ATGACGGCGCTG GTCCTGATATACATCCTTCTGTTCGCTGTACCTGCTGTGCCTCAGGGCAACTACCAGCCCGCAGGTACAGCATTTGATAAAGGAGGATGCGGCCCTGGACAGTTAAGACACGTCAACGGCAGATGCGTTACTCCACGCGTCAGTCgtcgtgtgtatttgtttgaaaTCCCAGCAccgccacccccctcccacattcCTCCACCTCATATTCCAGAGCCTACCGTAGAAGTCACCGACATGCTCATAAAGATACCAGAAAGAGGACAAGCCCCTCCTCCGATCATCGTGCCCCCTCCGAGACAACGAGACGTCCTGTACGTTCTTAACAAGCAGTCACCGCAAGACCAACGGGTGATCGAAGTCCCAGCTCCTCCCTCTTTCAACCATGAGGTTTACTTCGTCGACTATGCTGACGGTGACAACCCAACTTTACCGAGTGGATTTGATCTGGCGGAGGCCCTGAGAGTCGCCTCACAGCAACATGCCGCTCTGGTTGATGACGGCGTTTCAGCCCTTCATCGCAACAGCCAGAGTGGAGTCAGTGGCTTACTCGCCGGCGAGGGAACTTTCTCTAACATTTTCCCTGGCAAGTTCAGTCTCGACTTTGATGACACGGATTTTCCCGTTAACGAAATTCCAAGTATATCTAGCCTCGCTGACTTGGATTCGAGGCTAACGGCCATTTTGGATGGTAACGATGATATCAGATTCGATCACGACCAATTTCTTACCGatggcggaagtcctgggaataaTGAGATATATGACACCACCTTTGATATTGactttgattttgaaaataatgaattCGCTATTCATAGCCCATCAGAAATAGCAAGACCACCAGCACCTATTCCGATAAGACCACCGGCAAGCATCGATTATCCTGAGTAA
- the LOC119586875 gene encoding pupal cuticle protein 36-like, producing the protein MKLLISISALLAVAAAKPQSYDLPSPSGGGLSVGLGGHGGAGGFGGAGGHGGAGGFGGAGGFGGAGGFGGVGGHGGAAGHGCGPGEVVHVDGRCVQPRVNRRVFVYDVPETPKVYGPPPPIPEPVVEHNIVLIRTPDEGPGPDPLVIPPPTRKNIVYVLNKQSEEEQRVIEVPAPPPTSPEVYFVNYAEGENPTLPSGVDLQSALGSASQGGGQIIGGGIGGAGAGFGVGSGVGFGSGAGAGFGVGSGAGFGAGAGAGFGAGAGAGAGFGVGTGAGFGAGAGAGAGFGAGVGGGVAHPSGLYSTP; encoded by the exons ATGAAGCTTCTG ATCTCCATTTCAGCTTTGCTGGCTGTAGCAGCAGCCAAGCCCCAAAGCTATGaccttccatccccctctggTGGCGGCCTCTCCGTTGGCCTCGGAGGACACGGCGGCGCTGGAGGCTTCGGCGGCGCTGGAGGACACGGCGGCGCTGGAGGCTTCGGCGGCGCTGGAGGCTTCGGCGGTGCTGGAGGCTTCGGTGGCGTTGGAGGACATGGCGGCGCCGCTGGCCATGGATGCGGACCTGGAGAGGTTGTCCACGTCGACGGCAGGTGCGTCCAACCCCGTGTAAACCGCCGCGTGTTCGTGTACGACGTGCCCGAGACCCCCAAGGTTTAcggcccacccccacccatccccgaACCCGTCGTCGAGCACAACATCGTTCTCATCCGCACTCCCGACGAAGGCCCCGGTCCCGATCCCTTGGTCATCCCTCCACCAACCCGGAAGAACATTGTGTACGTCCTCAACAAGCAGTCCGAGGAAGAACAGCGTGTGATCGAGGTGCCCGCACCACCACCCACCAGTCCTGAAGTCTATTTCGTCAACTACGCAGAGGGCGAGAACCCAACTCTCCCCAGCGGCGTTGACCTGCAGAGCGCCCTCGGATCAGCTTCCCAGGGAGGCGGCCAAATCATCGGCGGAGGCATCGGAGGTGCCGGAGCAGGATTCggtgttggttctggtgttggctTCGGTAGTGGTGCCGGAGCTGGCTTCGGTGTTGGTTCTGGTGCTGGCTTCGGAGCTGGCGCTGGAGCTGGATTCGGTGCCGGCGCTGGTGCAGGTGCTGGCTTTGGCGTTGGCACTGGTGCTGGCTTTGGTGCCGGTGCTGGTGCAGGCGCTGGCTTCGGTGCGGGCGTCGGAGGAGGTGTGGCTCATCCCTCAGGTCTGTACTCCACCCCCTAG